A window of the Lycium barbarum isolate Lr01 unplaced genomic scaffold, ASM1917538v2 unchr_scaffold_61, whole genome shotgun sequence genome harbors these coding sequences:
- the LOC132625744 gene encoding cyclin-dependent kinase inhibitor 4-like isoform X2, whose product MGKYLRKSETSGGEVAVLEQSSAYGVRTRAKTLALQRDGGSYLQLRSRTLEKPKPKPQEVKRRKDPNLRRQLKGQNCNSELVVKECLGEEKKEEIEIQNENNSSGGGGEGSCGENLLEFEDRERTTRESTPCSLIRDPDNILTPGSSTRRNNASEASGRVPNSARRNIPTSHEMNDFFAGPEEKQQKQFIEKYNFDPVNDKPLPGRYEWEKLDR is encoded by the exons atggGTAAGTATTTGAGGAAATCAGAAACTTCAGGGGGTGAAGTAGCAGTTTTGGAACAGTCATCAGCATATGGTGTTCGGACAAGAGCTAAAACCCTAGCTTTACAACGAGATGGTGGGTCTTACCTTCAGTTAAGGAGTCGTACGTTGGAGAAACCCAAACCCAAACCACAAGAAGTGAAAAGACGAAAAGATCCTAATTTGAGGAGGCAGCTGAAAGGGCAGAATTGTAATTCTGAGTTGGTGGTAAAGGAGTGTTTGGGtgaagagaaaaaagaagaaattgaAATTCAGaatgaaaataatagtagtggtggtggtggtgaaggTTCATGTGGAGAGAATTTGTTGGAATTTGAAGATAGAGAgag GACCACTAGGGAGAGCACACCTTGCAGCTTGATCAGGGACCCGGATAACATACTAACCCCTGGTTCCAGTACTAGACGTAACAATGCAAGTGAAGCTAGCGGCAGAGTGCCAAATTCAGCGCGAAGAAATATCCCGACATCTCATGAAATGAATGACTTCTTTGCTGGTCCAGAAGAGAAGCAGCAGAAACAATTCATCGAGAA GTACAACTTCGATCCAGTGAACGACAAGCCCCTCCCTGGACGTTACGAATGGGAGA AACTAGATCGTTAG
- the LOC132625744 gene encoding cyclin-dependent kinase inhibitor 4-like isoform X1 has protein sequence MGKYLRKSETSGGEVAVLEQSSAYGVRTRAKTLALQRDGGSYLQLRSRTLEKPKPKPQEVKRRKDPNLRRQLKGQNCNSELVVKECLGEEKKEEIEIQNENNSSGGGGEGSCGENLLEFEDRERTTRESTPCSLIRDPDNILTPGSSTRRNNASEASGRVPNSARRNIPTSHEMNDFFAGPEEKQQKQFIEKYNFDPVNDKPLPGRYEWEKLDR, from the exons atggGTAAGTATTTGAGGAAATCAGAAACTTCAGGGGGTGAAGTAGCAGTTTTGGAACAGTCATCAGCATATGGTGTTCGGACAAGAGCTAAAACCCTAGCTTTACAACGAGATGGTGGGTCTTACCTTCAGTTAAGGAGTCGTACGTTGGAGAAACCCAAACCCAAACCACAAGAAGTGAAAAGACGAAAAGATCCTAATTTGAGGAGGCAGCTGAAAGGGCAGAATTGTAATTCTGAGTTGGTGGTAAAGGAGTGTTTGGGtgaagagaaaaaagaagaaattgaAATTCAGaatgaaaataatagtagtggtggtggtggtgaaggTTCATGTGGAGAGAATTTGTTGGAATTTGAAGATAGAGAgag GACCACTAGGGAGAGCACACCTTGCAGCTTGATCAGGGACCCGGATAACATACTAACCCCTGGTTCCAGTACTAGACGTAACAATGCAAGTGAAGCTAGCGGCAGAGTGCCAAATTCAGCGCGAAGAAATATCCCGACATCTCATGAAATGAATGACTTCTTTGCTGGTCCAGAAGAGAAGCAGCAGAAACAATTCATCGAGAA GTACAACTTCGATCCAGTGAACGACAAGCCCCTCCCTGGACGTTACGAATGGGAGAAACTAGATCGTTAG